CGACTACTGGCGGTGGTTCGTGGTGCACCTGTGGGTCGAGAGCATCTTCGAGGTCTTCGGCGTGGCGGTGGTCGCCCTGTTCCTGGTGACCCTCGGCCTGGTTACCGCCACCTCGGCCCTGCGGGTGGCCTACCTGACGGTGATCCTGGCCTTCTTCAGCGGCATTCCCGGCGCCGCCCACCACTACTTCTGGAACGGCGGGCCGAGCTTCTGGCTGGCCATCGGCAGCGTGTTCAGTTCACTCGAACCGATCCCGCTGGTCCTGCTGGTGGTGCGGGCGTGGATGGAGTATCGCGAGATCAAACGCGCCGGCGGCCGCTTCCCGTACCGCTGGCCGCTCTATTTCCTGACCGCCAGCTCGATCTGGAATTTCGCCGGCGCAGCGGTGTTCGGCTTCATGATTAACCTGCCCATCATCAACTACTACGAGCACGCCACGTACCTGACCAGCAACCACGCCCACACCGCCCTCTTCGGCGTCTACGGCATGCTGGCCATCTCGTTGATCCTCTTTTCGTGGCGAGGGCTCGTCAAGGAGGAGCATTGGAATGACCGCATCCTGAAGATCAGCTTCTGGGGACTCAATGGCGGGCTGTTCCTGATGTTCCTGCTCACCCTGCTGCCGGTGGGCCTCATGCAGGTCTACTACAGCTACACGCAAGGCTTCTGGTACGCCCGGAGCGCCGATTTCTACGAACTGCCCATCGTCCAGACCCTGGGCTTCTGGCGGATTGTGCCGGACTCCGTGATTATCCTCGTGGGAGCCGTACCGCTGCTGTATTTCCTGGCCTCCACGTTCCCGAAACTCAGAGACAGCAAACCAGTTTCAAGAGAGTCATAAACTGCACGTGCAGTTGGGTTTTATGTAAGTGAAGGAAGGAGCAAGTAATGAACATGTTCTGCTATCAGTGTGAGCAAACCGCCAAGGGAACCGGATGCACGGCCCACGGCGTCTGCGGAAAAGATCCGGAGACCGCCGCTCTGCAGGACCTGCTGATCCATGCCTGCAAGGGCATTGCGATGTACGCCCATCGGGCCCGGCAACTCGGCGCCAAGGACCGCCAGATCGACGTCTTCGTCAACCAGGCGGTCTTTTCGACGCTGACCAACGTGAACTTCGATCCAAAGAGGCTGGAGCGCCTGCTTCGCCAAGCCGCCACGCTGCGCGACAAGGCCAAGGGCCTCTACCAGGACGCCTGCCGCAACGCCGGCCAGCAACCGCAGGAACTCACCGGACCGGCCCAGTGGCAGCCCGCCGCCAGCCTCAACGGCTTGGTCGACCAGGGCGAAGACGTCAGCATTCAGAAGCGCATCGACCGCCTCGGACCCGACGTGACCGGCCTGCAGGAACTGATGACCTACGGCATCAAGGGCGCAGCCGCCTACACCGATCACGCCCAGATCCTCGGCGTCGAAGACGACGCCCACTACGCCGCCGTCCACGAGGCCCTCAGCTACCTCGCCGATGAACCGACCGACGCGGCTGAGCTGACCGGCAAGTGCCTCTGGACCGGCCAGGTCAACCTCAAAGCCATGGAACTGCTCGATCGGGCCAACACCGATACCTACGGCCATCCGGAACCCACCGCCGTCCGCGTCACGCCCGTCCGCGGCAAAGCCATCGTCGTCTCCGGGCATGACCTCAAGGACCTCGAAGAGTTGCTCAAGCAGACCGCGGGCAAGGGCATCAACGTCTACACCCACGGCGAGATGCTGCCGTGCCTGGCCTATCCGGGCCTCAAGAAGTATCCGCACCTGGTCGGCAACTACGGCGGCGCATGGCAGGATCAGCGGCAGGAGTTCGACGCCTTTCCCGGCGCCATCCTGATGACCACCAACTGTATCCAGAAACCCAAGGACAGCTATAAGGACCGCATCTTCACCACCGGCCTGGTCGGCTGGCCGGGAGTTGCCCATATCGCGAATCACGACTACAAGCCGGTGATCGACGCCGCCCTCGCCGCCCCGGGCTTCACCGAGGACGCGCCCGAAAAGACCATCACTATCGGCTTCGGCCGCAACGCCGTGATGTCCGTCGCCGGAGCGGTCATCGACGCGGTCAAAGCCGGCAAGATCCGCCATTTCTTCCTCATCGGCGGATGCGACGGAGCCAAGCCCGGCCGCAACTACTACACCGAACTGGCCCAGCAGGTCCCGAATGACTGCGTCATCCTCACGCTGGCCTGCGGCAAGTACCGCTTCAACAAGCTCGAGTTCGGCGACATCGGCGGCATCCCGCGCCTCCTCGACGTCGGCCAGTGCAACGACAGCTACTCCGCCGTTCAGATCGCCGTGGCTCTCGCCAAGGCTTTCAACACCGATGTCAACTCGCTGCCGCTCTCGCTGGTGCTCTCGTGGTACGAACAGAAGGCGGTGGCCATCCTCCTGACGCTGCTGTACCTGGGCATCAAGGACATTCGCATCGGCCCCTCGCTGCCCGCGTTCGTCACCAGCCCGGTCCTCAACGTCCTGGTCGAGAACTTCGGCATCAAACCCATCTCGACCCCCCAGGA
This Phycisphaerae bacterium DNA region includes the following protein-coding sequences:
- the hcp gene encoding hydroxylamine reductase; its protein translation is MFCYQCEQTAKGTGCTAHGVCGKDPETAALQDLLIHACKGIAMYAHRARQLGAKDRQIDVFVNQAVFSTLTNVNFDPKRLERLLRQAATLRDKAKGLYQDACRNAGQQPQELTGPAQWQPAASLNGLVDQGEDVSIQKRIDRLGPDVTGLQELMTYGIKGAAAYTDHAQILGVEDDAHYAAVHEALSYLADEPTDAAELTGKCLWTGQVNLKAMELLDRANTDTYGHPEPTAVRVTPVRGKAIVVSGHDLKDLEELLKQTAGKGINVYTHGEMLPCLAYPGLKKYPHLVGNYGGAWQDQRQEFDAFPGAILMTTNCIQKPKDSYKDRIFTTGLVGWPGVAHIANHDYKPVIDAALAAPGFTEDAPEKTITIGFGRNAVMSVAGAVIDAVKAGKIRHFFLIGGCDGAKPGRNYYTELAQQVPNDCVILTLACGKYRFNKLEFGDIGGIPRLLDVGQCNDSYSAVQIAVALAKAFNTDVNSLPLSLVLSWYEQKAVAILLTLLYLGIKDIRIGPSLPAFVTSPVLNVLVENFGIKPISTPQ